The genomic stretch CGCGCCCGGAGGGATTTGAACCCCCGTCCAGTCAAAGGATCACACCGCCGATCCGGCGGCTTGATCCTTTCTAATCTTCTCTACTTGGCGCGCAGGGGCCGACGGACCCGCCTTTACCGAGCAGTTTGCCGAGCTTCTGCACAGCCGGCAGTTCCTGGTTGAGCGCATCCTGTACGTCCATCAGCAGCCTTCTGCGGACCGCCGGAAGGTGCGGCATCGCGAGCAACGTATTGATCCGATCCTGGAAGCCCATAAGCTTGGTGTCGGCATCGCAGAAGCTTTTCAGCGGCGACATATCCAATGACGCGTTGTCCTCACTCCCCTGCTCCGCAGTGGTCGCGTCATCAGCGAGGCTGCCAAAAAAACTTCCGCCCGTCATGACCGATCCGTCGCCGAACGCGATGATTTCGTTAGCCAAGCCAGCCAGTTTCGGATCCTGCTTCATCCGCGCAGCCGCCTCTCGGACCTTTTGTACGGCGGGGAGGAGCATGCCGATCAGGATCGCGATGATCGCGATCACCACCAGGAGTTCGATTAATGTGAACCCTGGAGTGAAGCCCGTCCTACCTCGAACTGCTCGCAATGCTTTCATGACACGCCTCCTTTCTTTTGCAGAATGCCGCTGCTCGAATGGTTGGTAGCATTCGAGGCCAGCCCGCTGCAATCGAAAATGGCGCTGAGTTATTGGTGCGCCCTGAGGGATTTGAACCCCCGACCCTCAGATCCGTAGTCTGATGCTCTAATCCGCTGAGCTAAGGGCGCATCGGAGACTTAAGAAATTTTCACATCGCGCGCTCGCGAGCAAGCCGCCTCGCCGATCACTCCTGCGCGGTGGGAATCCACACCGTGACCGTGGTGCCCTCGCGCAGCTTGCTCTCGATCCGTAGCACGCCGTGATGCAACTGCACGATATGCTTCACGATCGCGAGGCCGAGGCCGGTGCCGCCAAGCTCGCGCGAGCGCGCATGATCGACGCGGTAGAATCGCTCGGTGAGGCGCGGGATGTCCGCGGCGGGGATGCCCTCGCCGGTGTCCGCCACCGAAAGCGCGATACCGTGCTTCTCGCCAGTTCCGTCGGTGAGCGGCGACGTGCGCGCCTCGAGTGTGACGCGGCCTTCGCGCGGTGTGTATTTGACCGCGTTGTCAATCAGGTTGAGCATCACCTGATGCATCCGGTCGCGATCGCCAGAAAATTTCGGCAGCGCCGGCGAGCTTTTGACGTCGAGCTTCACGCCGCGGCGCGCCGCCTGCTCCTGCATCAGCTCGGCCGCCTCGCTCAGCAACTGCGGCGCCTCGAGCGGCTCGAACTTGAGCGGCGTAAGTCCGCGCTCGAGGTCGGAGAGCGACACCAGATCGTCGATCAGCCGCGCGAGGCGGCGCGCCTGCCGCTCGATGATACCGAGGAAGCGGGTCGATGTTTCGGGGTCGTCCACCCCATGCACCAGCGTCTCGGCATAGCCGTAGAGAGCGCTTAGCGGCGTGCGCAGCTCGTGGGTTAGATTCGACATGAAATCGGCGCGCTGCGTTTCGTAAGACTTGAGCTGTGTGATGTCGTGGAAGACGAACACCCAGGCGGCGCCGCGCGAGATGCGGATCGGCGCGGCGCTGGCGCTG from Candidatus Binatus sp. encodes the following:
- a CDS encoding cell wall metabolism sensor histidine kinase WalK gives rise to the protein MATTFSRAITRRAERLEAVATALNERRPPPHFPADEREVTGRAERRLLDAADSIVGENDSLAEQRDEFEAILRSMTEAVVVTGARGQVILLNGASRRIFALGAETDYRDRPFVELCRDPRLQEFVGRSMRLADNRVINAEILIQNPAPLYVSASAAPIRISRGAAWVFVFHDITQLKSYETQRADFMSNLTHELRTPLSALYGYAETLVHGVDDPETSTRFLGIIERQARRLARLIDDLVSLSDLERGLTPLKFEPLEAPQLLSEAAELMQEQAARRGVKLDVKSSPALPKFSGDRDRMHQVMLNLIDNAVKYTPREGRVTLEARTSPLTDGTGEKHGIALSVADTGEGIPAADIPRLTERFYRVDHARSRELGGTGLGLAIVKHIVQLHHGVLRIESKLREGTTVTVWIPTAQE